One window from the genome of Streptomyces sp. WZ-12 encodes:
- a CDS encoding cytochrome P450, whose translation MQFASGTWHLDAGAHSRGELPDWRELREAGGVQRLQLPGGPRIWAVTRYHDVLDFWRAEELTRDWRQAQNPDCGYGTQRYPEDYFAATPRNLFNTEGADHARLYGLTVPFFTKQRIDVWRPFVTETVNRAADRLGAKARAELVAEFAVPVPLTVIGRLLGIPDELHAQFAEHLRTVSAWLDPATPQWQHASRELHRLALRVMARKWSGSGDDLIAMLIDSHKQHGTMSRQEIASIIVILLATGYETTAALLAEGALAMVADPALRQRLTGAADKAGGAIDELLRRTPPSPFGQVKLALRDTQLGGAAIHAGDLVFPLIDSANRDDTVYQDPDRLCPAGREPRHLSFGRGRRRCMGSELARLVARVALTTLARRFPAMALAEPQDKLTRSGILHLRILDKLPVHVHGPTPTPGTTAPEEVLIRSEER comes from the coding sequence GTGCAATTCGCTTCCGGCACATGGCACCTGGACGCCGGCGCTCATTCCCGGGGCGAACTGCCCGATTGGCGAGAACTGCGCGAGGCCGGAGGGGTTCAACGGCTGCAATTGCCGGGCGGTCCACGAATCTGGGCGGTCACGCGGTACCACGACGTGCTGGACTTCTGGCGCGCGGAGGAACTGACCCGCGACTGGCGACAGGCGCAGAACCCCGATTGCGGATACGGGACGCAGCGCTATCCGGAGGACTACTTCGCAGCCACCCCCCGAAACTTGTTCAACACAGAGGGAGCAGATCACGCAAGGCTGTACGGACTCACCGTGCCCTTCTTCACCAAGCAGCGAATCGACGTATGGCGGCCCTTTGTGACCGAGACGGTGAACCGTGCGGCTGACCGGCTCGGCGCCAAGGCGAGGGCCGAGCTCGTGGCGGAGTTTGCGGTCCCCGTCCCGCTGACAGTCATCGGGCGGCTGCTCGGCATCCCGGACGAACTGCACGCGCAGTTCGCGGAACACCTTCGCACAGTCAGCGCCTGGCTCGATCCAGCCACTCCCCAATGGCAACACGCCTCGCGTGAACTGCACCGGCTGGCACTGCGCGTGATGGCGCGGAAGTGGAGCGGCAGCGGTGACGATCTCATCGCAATGCTCATCGACTCCCATAAGCAGCACGGCACGATGAGCCGCCAGGAGATCGCCTCAATAATCGTCATCCTGCTGGCGACGGGCTACGAGACCACCGCCGCGCTGCTTGCGGAGGGCGCCCTGGCCATGGTCGCCGACCCTGCGCTGCGGCAACGGCTCACGGGCGCTGCGGACAAGGCCGGAGGGGCCATCGACGAACTCCTGCGCCGCACCCCGCCCTCGCCGTTCGGCCAAGTCAAACTCGCCCTGCGGGACACGCAACTGGGCGGGGCCGCAATCCACGCGGGCGACCTCGTCTTCCCTCTTATCGACTCCGCCAACCGTGACGACACCGTCTACCAGGACCCTGACCGGCTCTGCCCGGCTGGGCGCGAGCCACGACACCTGTCCTTCGGCCGGGGGCGCCGCCGCTGCATGGGCTCCGAACTCGCCCGGCTCGTTGCCAGAGTGGCGCTGACCACCCTCGCCAGGCGCTTCCCCGCCATGGCACTAGCCGAACCGCAGGACAAACTGACGCGCTCCGGCATCCTCCATCTCCGGATTCTGGACAAGCTGCCAGTTCACGTGCACGGCCCAACACCTACACCAGGAACGACAGCACCGGAGGAAGTGTTGATCCGTTCGGAGGAGAGATGA
- a CDS encoding MMPL family transporter has product MLVIISAVLLPLRLGALSVPAADLEDSPALEAATVISRGFPRLGSEQMLLAFDSPDIPATNPAYQKAVSATARALTGRAGVGDVLPVPQVAGQHSRHCYVAIGIRGDAATRQRNLPLLQETAYRAAREASGGRVSVAVVGLTPVLAELVRADLSDLQLVEAVTVPVAGLLLVLGLGTVGAACVPMLVAMPAILTGTGVILALGLLTPVDTTVLTVTTTVGLGLGLDYALLILLRYRQARSDGCSPIEAVGRATATAGTTVSWCALVVIATSSALLTIPVRSVRMLALSAMTAAGVTLCGALTLLPALLPRLDRLLELGRVRHRARTTAASGAEGWWARWARHLMRRPWPYLLAALTALVLTALPALDLHLGLHYDRTAIAHTETGRGLLRMEHDHLASVTVLALPHPPGTPPVETSHLAAALRADPRVALTGALDNGTDLTMLTIGERHPPDSTASAALLNDLRQLAPRLLPPGQQVLIAGPAAALQDLKHTAVTGLWQVTAIVLAGSFILLLLIFRSVLIPLKAIVMNVLALGAAFGVLTLASGSTASAGQINVLIPPLVLALVFGLSMDYEVFLVHRVAEHYRRCGDNTAAVAHGLQHTARTITLAAAVMVVTFAGLLATHRQDFQQTGLAVTAAIAIDVTLVRVVLVPSLMRLLDHRNWWLPQPLVRLLPGDVSTVSERTDGSAPAIAVPEPQTGSPGENFHDCAKPYS; this is encoded by the coding sequence ATGCTCGTCATCATCTCGGCGGTGCTGTTGCCTCTCCGGCTGGGTGCACTGAGCGTTCCTGCCGCCGATCTGGAAGATTCGCCTGCGCTGGAAGCCGCCACGGTCATCAGCAGGGGATTCCCCCGCCTGGGCAGCGAACAGATGCTGCTCGCCTTCGATTCACCGGATATCCCCGCAACAAATCCGGCTTATCAGAAGGCGGTGTCGGCGACCGCGCGGGCGCTGACCGGCCGGGCGGGCGTGGGCGATGTTCTCCCGGTGCCGCAGGTGGCCGGCCAGCATTCCCGGCATTGCTATGTGGCCATCGGCATCCGAGGGGATGCAGCGACCCGGCAGCGGAACCTGCCCCTGTTGCAGGAGACCGCCTACCGCGCCGCACGCGAGGCCTCTGGCGGCCGTGTCTCCGTGGCCGTTGTCGGGCTGACGCCTGTCCTGGCCGAGCTGGTCCGCGCCGATCTGAGTGATCTGCAGCTTGTCGAGGCCGTCACCGTGCCCGTAGCCGGCCTGCTGCTGGTTCTGGGCCTGGGCACCGTCGGTGCCGCCTGTGTCCCGATGCTCGTCGCCATGCCCGCGATCCTGACGGGGACGGGCGTGATACTGGCTCTGGGCCTGCTGACGCCCGTCGACACCACCGTGCTCACCGTGACCACCACAGTCGGCCTCGGTCTCGGCCTGGACTACGCGTTGCTGATTCTGCTGCGCTACCGACAGGCCCGCTCGGATGGCTGCAGCCCGATAGAGGCCGTTGGCCGGGCCACCGCGACTGCCGGCACTACCGTCTCCTGGTGCGCCCTCGTGGTCATCGCCACCAGTAGTGCGCTGCTGACGATTCCCGTCCGATCGGTACGCATGCTGGCCCTGAGCGCGATGACAGCGGCCGGCGTCACCCTGTGCGGCGCACTGACCCTGCTGCCCGCTCTGCTGCCCCGCTTGGACCGCCTGCTGGAGTTGGGCCGGGTGCGCCACCGCGCCCGGACCACGGCGGCTTCCGGAGCGGAGGGCTGGTGGGCACGCTGGGCACGACATCTGATGCGCCGCCCCTGGCCGTACCTCCTCGCGGCACTCACCGCGCTCGTCCTGACCGCCCTCCCGGCACTGGACTTGCACCTGGGACTGCACTACGACCGCACCGCCATCGCGCATACCGAGACCGGCCGCGGGCTCCTGCGCATGGAGCACGACCATCTCGCCAGCGTGACCGTCCTCGCACTGCCCCATCCGCCAGGGACTCCGCCGGTGGAGACCTCGCACCTGGCTGCGGCGCTGCGCGCTGATCCGCGCGTCGCCCTGACCGGGGCGCTGGACAACGGCACCGACCTGACCATGCTCACCATCGGTGAACGCCACCCTCCCGACAGCACCGCCTCCGCCGCACTCCTCAACGACCTCCGCCAGTTGGCGCCGCGGCTGCTACCCCCCGGGCAACAAGTGCTCATCGCAGGGCCGGCGGCCGCGCTACAAGACCTCAAGCACACGGCCGTCACCGGGTTGTGGCAGGTGACGGCGATCGTACTGGCCGGATCCTTCATCCTGCTGCTGCTGATTTTCCGCAGCGTGCTCATCCCGCTGAAGGCCATCGTGATGAACGTCCTGGCCCTCGGCGCCGCCTTCGGCGTGCTCACCCTCGCCTCCGGGTCCACGGCGTCGGCAGGGCAGATCAACGTCCTGATCCCACCGCTGGTCCTCGCCCTGGTCTTCGGCCTGTCCATGGACTACGAGGTCTTCCTGGTCCACCGCGTTGCCGAACACTACCGGCGCTGCGGTGACAACACCGCAGCCGTCGCCCACGGCTTGCAGCACACCGCTCGCACCATCACGCTCGCGGCCGCGGTCATGGTCGTGACCTTCGCAGGGCTTCTCGCCACGCACCGCCAGGACTTCCAGCAGACAGGCCTGGCCGTCACAGCAGCCATCGCCATCGACGTCACCCTCGTACGCGTTGTCCTCGTGCCCTCCCTCATGCGGCTGCTGGACCACCGCAACTGGTGGCTGCCGCAGCCACTGGTCCGCCTCCTACCAGGCGACGTATCCACTGTTTCTGAACGTACGGACGGTTCGGCGCCAGCCATCGCTGTCCCCGAACCGCAGACCGGATCCCCTGGGGAGAACTTCCATGACTGTGCCAAGCCGTATTCCTGA
- a CDS encoding IS6 family transposase has translation MPPPYKGFRFPPEVIAHAVWLYHRFPLPFRDVEELLFERGITVSYEAVRLWCERFGPECAARLRRRQPRPGDKWHLGAVFLKINGKMRYLWRAIDQDGNVLDILVTGKRDTAAARRFFRKLLKGTGTVPRVIVTDRLRSYGAAHHQVMPSVEHRSSKYLNNRAENSHLPTRQRKYAMQGFRRAGPAQRFLTAFSRISPHFRPHLYTAPDYRTKMTNRFTVWHQITGAARMAMTG, from the coding sequence ATGCCCCCGCCGTACAAGGGGTTCCGGTTCCCGCCGGAGGTGATCGCGCACGCGGTCTGGCTGTACCACCGTTTTCCCCTGCCCTTCCGTGATGTGGAGGAGCTGCTGTTCGAGCGCGGGATCACGGTCTCCTACGAGGCCGTGCGCCTGTGGTGCGAGCGGTTCGGGCCCGAGTGCGCCGCCCGGCTGCGTCGGCGACAGCCGAGGCCGGGCGATAAATGGCATCTGGGCGCGGTGTTCCTCAAGATCAACGGGAAGATGCGCTACCTCTGGCGGGCCATCGACCAGGACGGCAACGTCCTCGACATCCTCGTCACCGGCAAGCGTGACACGGCCGCGGCCAGGCGGTTCTTCCGCAAGCTCCTCAAGGGCACCGGGACCGTGCCGCGGGTGATCGTGACCGACAGGCTCCGCTCCTACGGCGCCGCCCACCACCAGGTCATGCCCTCGGTGGAACACCGCAGCTCGAAGTACTTGAACAACAGGGCCGAGAACTCACACCTGCCCACCCGGCAGCGGAAATACGCGATGCAGGGCTTCCGCAGGGCCGGCCCGGCACAGAGGTTCCTCACCGCCTTCAGCCGGATCTCCCCGCACTTCCGCCCCCACCTGTACACCGCCCCCGACTACCGCACCAAGATGACCAACCGCTTCACCGTCTGGCACCAGATCACCGGGGCCGCCCGCATGGCCATGACCGGCTGA
- the mug gene encoding G/U mismatch-specific DNA glycosylase: MLRDRRPDESVCNCRINPGLMTAVTGHHFARPGNRFWPVLHAAGFTPRQFRPAEQGELLDHGLGITNVVARPTARADELTAEEYREGGRLLAEKVARLQPRWLAVAGVTTYRVAFGDKHAAIGPQERTLGATRIWALPNPSGLNAHWTLATMAEEYGRLRTAAFAES; this comes from the coding sequence GTGCTGAGGGACCGGCGCCCCGATGAGAGTGTCTGCAACTGCCGCATCAACCCCGGGCTCATGACGGCGGTCACCGGGCACCATTTCGCGCGCCCGGGCAACCGCTTCTGGCCCGTGCTGCACGCCGCCGGCTTCACGCCCCGGCAGTTCCGCCCCGCCGAGCAGGGCGAACTGCTCGACCACGGGCTGGGCATCACCAACGTCGTGGCCCGGCCGACCGCCCGGGCCGACGAGTTGACGGCCGAGGAGTACCGCGAGGGCGGCCGGCTGCTGGCCGAGAAGGTGGCCCGGCTCCAGCCGCGCTGGCTCGCGGTCGCCGGGGTCACCACCTACCGCGTCGCCTTCGGCGACAAGCACGCCGCGATCGGCCCCCAGGAACGCACCCTGGGCGCCACCCGCATCTGGGCGCTGCCCAACCCCAGTGGCCTGAACGCGCATTGGACGCTGGCGACCATGGCGGAGGAGTACGGACGACTGCGCACGGCGGCGTTCGCCGAGTCCTGA
- a CDS encoding ROK family transcriptional regulator, giving the protein MGRLTGGDPSLLRRINSAVVLHALRAADSPTLTDLVQVTGLSRPTVEGVIEGLIETGLVAEAPAEEGEIRRQGRPARRFRFVTEAGHLLGIEIGAHRVAVVLADLSGQVVDAAERDVAESAPADERLERVRAVVSDLLRRTGVARSSLRAVGAASPGIVEADGTVRLGTALPGWTGLPLGERLRRSFRCPVLVENDANAAAVAEHWQGAATHSDDVVFVLAGLSPGAGALIGGRLHRGFGGAAGEIGALHLLGREAKPEALLSTTGEPLQPLDEAQVAAVFAAARDGDAHAREAVDRFLRRLVHDVAALVLALDPELVVVGGWASGLAGVLTPLRRELARYCLRPPEVVVSRLGQAAIATGALRLALDHVEGELFAVEGTVTARR; this is encoded by the coding sequence TTGGGTCGGCTCACCGGCGGGGACCCCTCCCTGCTGCGACGGATCAACTCCGCGGTGGTGCTGCACGCGCTGCGCGCCGCGGACTCCCCCACGCTCACCGATCTCGTCCAGGTGACCGGCCTGTCCCGGCCGACGGTCGAGGGCGTGATCGAGGGGCTCATCGAGACCGGGCTGGTGGCCGAGGCGCCCGCCGAGGAGGGCGAGATCCGGCGGCAGGGCCGGCCGGCCCGCCGGTTCCGGTTCGTCACGGAGGCCGGGCACCTGTTGGGCATCGAGATCGGGGCGCACCGGGTCGCGGTGGTCCTCGCCGACCTCAGTGGCCAGGTGGTGGACGCGGCGGAGCGCGACGTGGCGGAGTCAGCGCCGGCCGACGAACGGCTGGAGCGGGTCCGGGCGGTGGTCTCCGACCTGCTGCGCCGGACGGGCGTGGCCCGCAGTTCGCTGCGGGCGGTCGGCGCGGCCAGTCCGGGCATCGTGGAGGCGGACGGCACCGTGCGGCTGGGCACCGCGCTGCCCGGCTGGACCGGGCTGCCGCTCGGCGAGCGGCTGCGACGGTCGTTCCGCTGCCCGGTGCTGGTGGAGAACGACGCCAACGCGGCGGCGGTGGCGGAGCATTGGCAGGGCGCGGCCACCCATTCCGACGACGTGGTGTTCGTCCTCGCGGGGCTGAGTCCGGGCGCCGGGGCGCTGATCGGCGGGCGGCTGCACCGCGGGTTCGGCGGCGCCGCCGGGGAGATCGGCGCGCTCCACCTGCTGGGCCGGGAGGCGAAGCCCGAGGCCCTGCTGTCGACCACCGGGGAACCGCTGCAACCGCTGGACGAGGCGCAGGTGGCGGCGGTGTTCGCGGCGGCCCGGGACGGGGACGCGCACGCGCGGGAGGCGGTGGACCGCTTCCTGCGGCGGCTGGTGCACGACGTGGCCGCGCTGGTGCTGGCGCTGGACCCGGAGTTGGTGGTGGTCGGCGGCTGGGCGTCCGGTCTGGCGGGCGTGCTGACGCCGCTGCGGCGGGAGTTGGCGCGGTACTGCCTGCGCCCGCCGGAGGTGGTGGTGTCGCGGCTGGGGCAGGCCGCGATCGCCACCGGAGCGCTGCGGTTGGCGCTGGACCACGTGGAGGGCGAACTCTTCGCCGTGGAGGGCACGGTGACCGCGCGGCGGTGA
- a CDS encoding GntR family transcriptional regulator has product MGITQLETAPEPKYWHLKTVLSDALDKEFAVGEILPNERDLAARFGVARATLRQALEQLELEGRLQRRRGVGTTVAPPRVGVAVGPARHTWPGAAGDDWQPVDAIETDELPAAVARLLETAPGEVAHLVRRSRVSAQQPVAAELLYVRADAVPADADAPPVDSAARARAVLGALQELDLDGQDRTVELGSARAEDARQLDRLPGAPVLVVTTRYVSRGRAVAVAVSTYRADTCRLTFGERETEPLLAS; this is encoded by the coding sequence GTGGGGATCACGCAGCTGGAAACGGCTCCGGAGCCCAAGTACTGGCATCTCAAGACGGTGCTCAGCGACGCGCTGGACAAGGAGTTCGCGGTCGGGGAGATCCTGCCCAACGAGCGGGATCTGGCGGCGCGCTTCGGCGTCGCCCGGGCCACGCTCCGACAGGCGCTCGAACAACTGGAGTTGGAGGGCCGGCTCCAACGCCGCCGCGGCGTCGGCACCACCGTTGCGCCGCCCCGGGTCGGCGTCGCCGTCGGGCCGGCACGCCACACCTGGCCGGGCGCCGCCGGCGACGACTGGCAGCCGGTCGACGCGATCGAGACCGACGAGCTGCCCGCCGCGGTGGCCCGCCTGTTGGAGACCGCCCCCGGCGAGGTGGCCCACCTCGTCCGCCGCAGCCGGGTCTCGGCCCAACAGCCGGTCGCCGCCGAGCTGTTGTACGTCCGGGCCGACGCGGTACCGGCCGACGCCGACGCCCCGCCCGTCGACTCCGCCGCCCGCGCCCGCGCCGTGCTGGGCGCCCTCCAGGAGCTCGACCTGGACGGCCAGGACCGCACCGTCGAACTGGGCTCGGCCCGCGCCGAGGACGCCAGGCAACTGGACCGCCTGCCCGGCGCGCCCGTCCTGGTCGTCACCACCCGCTATGTCTCCCGTGGCCGGGCCGTCGCCGTCGCGGTCTCCACCTACCGCGCCGACACCTGCCGGCTCACCTTCGGGGAGCGCGAGACGGAACCGCTGCTCGCGAGCTGA
- a CDS encoding aspartate/glutamate racemase family protein gives MLALLHTSPVHVPVFDALRDADAPGLPLRHLVRPELLAGARESGPEGVAGEVAEALGEAVRAGARAVLCTCSTLGSVAEAAGPTAGLPVLRVDRPMAAAAVAHGPRIAVLAALESTLTPTEELIAEEAHRAGRPARVRHVLVAGAWERFEAGDRAGYLAAVADAARRERDGGRADVLVLAQASMAPVAERCAAGGSGGNEVPVLASPRSGLRAAARLAGE, from the coding sequence ATGCTCGCCCTGCTGCACACCTCACCGGTCCACGTCCCCGTCTTCGATGCGCTGCGCGACGCGGACGCGCCCGGGCTGCCGCTGCGGCATCTGGTCCGGCCGGAACTCCTGGCGGGCGCGCGGGAGTCGGGGCCCGAAGGGGTCGCGGGGGAGGTCGCCGAGGCGCTCGGCGAGGCGGTCCGCGCCGGGGCCCGGGCGGTGCTGTGCACCTGCTCGACGCTCGGGTCGGTGGCCGAGGCGGCCGGGCCGACGGCGGGCCTGCCGGTGCTGCGGGTGGACCGGCCGATGGCCGCGGCGGCCGTCGCGCACGGACCCCGGATCGCGGTGCTCGCCGCCTTGGAGAGCACCCTGACGCCCACCGAGGAGCTGATCGCCGAGGAGGCCCACCGGGCCGGGCGGCCGGCGCGGGTGCGCCACGTCCTCGTCGCGGGCGCCTGGGAGCGGTTCGAGGCCGGTGACCGGGCGGGCTATCTGGCGGCGGTCGCCGACGCGGCGCGGCGGGAGCGGGACGGCGGCCGGGCCGATGTCCTCGTCCTGGCGCAGGCGTCCATGGCTCCCGTGGCGGAACGGTGCGCGGCCGGCGGATCGGGCGGGAACGAGGTGCCGGTGCTGGCGAGTCCGCGCAGCGGCCTGCGGGCCGCGGCCCGGCTAGCGGGCGAGTGA
- a CDS encoding RNA polymerase sigma-70 factor → MDNAVPARWDGTVLPDPADDATTVFEAHRPLLQGVAYRMLGRVADAEDVVQDAWLRWFAADRAEVREPRAYLVRITTRLAIDRLRQLQSRRESYVGPWLPEPLATDVLAPGQPLPDGAERAAFAETVTLAVLVVMEALSPLERAVFVLREAFGYPYAEIAAVLERSEAAVRQLAGRARRHVAEGRPRFDVDPGRQRELTERFLSAAAGGDLEALLAMLAADARLVGDGGGRAKSSLRIIESADRVARFLIGVIAMLPAGLELDFLELNGGIALLARVDGTPDSVVQLGIRDGRIETVYILRNPDKLVSLAR, encoded by the coding sequence GTGGACAACGCGGTGCCCGCCCGCTGGGATGGAACGGTGCTGCCCGATCCCGCCGACGACGCCACCACGGTCTTCGAGGCCCACCGCCCGCTGCTCCAGGGAGTGGCCTACCGGATGCTCGGCCGGGTGGCCGACGCCGAGGACGTGGTCCAGGACGCCTGGCTGCGCTGGTTCGCCGCGGACCGGGCGGAGGTGCGCGAACCGCGCGCCTATCTGGTCCGCATCACCACCCGGTTGGCCATCGACCGGCTCCGCCAACTCCAGTCGCGCCGCGAGTCCTACGTGGGGCCCTGGTTGCCCGAACCCCTCGCCACTGACGTGCTGGCCCCCGGGCAACCCCTCCCCGACGGCGCCGAGCGGGCGGCGTTCGCCGAGACCGTCACCCTCGCCGTCCTCGTCGTGATGGAGGCGCTCTCCCCGTTGGAGCGCGCGGTGTTCGTGCTGCGCGAGGCGTTCGGCTACCCGTACGCGGAGATCGCCGCCGTCCTGGAGCGCAGCGAGGCCGCGGTGCGCCAACTCGCGGGCCGGGCCCGGCGCCACGTGGCGGAGGGCAGACCGCGGTTCGACGTCGACCCGGGCCGGCAGCGGGAGTTGACCGAGCGGTTCCTGTCGGCCGCCGCCGGCGGCGACCTGGAGGCTCTGCTGGCCATGCTCGCGGCGGACGCCCGGCTGGTCGGGGACGGCGGCGGCAGGGCCAAGTCCTCGCTGCGGATCATCGAGTCCGCCGACAGGGTCGCCCGGTTCCTCATCGGCGTCATCGCCATGCTCCCGGCGGGCCTGGAGCTCGACTTCCTCGAACTCAACGGCGGGATCGCGCTGCTCGCCCGCGTCGACGGAACCCCCGACTCGGTCGTCCAACTCGGCATCCGGGACGGCCGGATCGAGACCGTCTACATCCTGCGCAACCCGGACAAGTTGGTCTCACTCGCCCGCTAG
- a CDS encoding VOC family protein, with product MPALGSAHLRLARPTRDLTAAGRFWRDGLGLRELHRHTAQEGEHSLLMLGSPDATWHLELTLDPTGALRPTPTPDDLLVLYLDGPVPDDLVARLERCGGTRVPAHNPYWDTWGVTIEDPDGYRLVLCTRDWNNARVLEAS from the coding sequence ATGCCCGCCCTCGGTTCCGCACACCTCCGGCTCGCCCGTCCGACCCGCGACCTGACCGCCGCCGGCCGCTTCTGGCGCGACGGGCTGGGCCTGCGCGAACTCCACCGCCACACCGCCCAGGAGGGCGAGCACTCCCTCCTCATGCTGGGCTCGCCGGACGCCACGTGGCACCTGGAGCTGACCCTCGACCCCACGGGCGCGCTCCGCCCGACCCCGACACCGGACGACCTCCTCGTCCTCTACCTGGACGGCCCGGTCCCCGACGACCTCGTCGCCCGGTTGGAACGCTGCGGCGGCACCCGCGTACCGGCCCACAACCCCTACTGGGACACCTGGGGCGTCACCATCGAGGACCCCGACGGCTACCGCCTGGTCCTGTGCACCCGCGACTGGAACAACGCGCGGGTCCTGGAAGCGTCCTGA